agtattatttgcaaactctaaatagcgaaatcatattagcaggcaatgactatcaaagtacaacattgttctcagtcaaataaacagtgttaatgttgttttcaagtcacacttgcatgctaattccgatcaaatattcaaagtaacatggtaaacaatgtagaaacttctaaataaacaaatgtgcgaatataaaaccaactttacctctatgattTATGATTGCTTGTCAGTTTTTTCTAGAGTTTCTGCTGAAGATTAAACTCAGAATCCGAACAGAATCTCAAATTTCAAATCTATCATGGAGGACAAATGCACTTCTGGAGATCTGGATTTGTTTGCAGCATACAGGTATTAGGCATagacattatattttatattattatcataatttttttttacaaagaacatattttttttctcttttaatctCTGTCAGATAATTTAACACACATccagatagaggtaaagttgtttttatatttgcacatttgttcatttagaagtctctatattgtttaccatgttactttgaatattcaagcGAAATTAACATGAAAGTATGgcttgaaaacaaaattaacactgcttatttgactgtgaaaaaagttgtactttgatagtccttgactgctaatatgatttagctatttagagtttgcttttatgaaattgtattattaaggggaaagtccaaatgtgcgaatataaaaccaactttacctctatcacaTCCAGAGAGTTTTTGTACAAaaacctgtttttgttttgttaaatgcaATATGTGCAGAACATTAATCTTTttctgttttagttcagttcatcagaagagagcagaagcagagcccaACTGTGTTTCTCTGAAGTGTTATGAATCTATGGGTCACTCAATAAATTTTAGGAATGAAAACGCACAACCTGCTCTCAGGTAGATCATCTCTACACACACTTGAttatactgtagcatttttatgtTCATGTGTTTTCTAGAAGATCAGAATTATTACACTTTATTCTCACAGTCAGTAAAGACTATATACAGGGAACAAAATACAAGTAACTCTAAAACTAAATGTCAACACACTCACATTTGATCATTAGTGAAGTACTGATAAAGTATAGATATTCAAACTGTTAGAGTTAGTAGAATGAGATTAAATGCTTTTTACAATAGTCAGCAAAACGTCTAGAGTGAGCAAAGAGATGTTAGACAAGATGAATGAACAAGTTCAGTTAGAGAAACACACTGCGTTTCATCTGATAAATAATTATGGGCAAATTTAATACTAATTTAAGATGAAACTGTATTAAAATCATCTCAGTTTGTTATCTTGATGAAGTACATGTTTAATGTATGATTAGAAAACCTGAACCCTGAAAGCAAACCCTTGATGATTATTATGTGAATCAAAAAACTCAATTCTGTCAGAAAGTGAGCTGACAGAAGCAGAAAAAAACACAGTCATGGTGAAGCACTAAAAGATATAGACAGCAGGGAATAGTGTTTCTTTTCTTATTGATGGCAAAACATTTAACATGTATATGCTCACCACAACTGTTGATAGCAAAATACAACATTTATAGAAACATGAAAACATAAAATTATACAACAAAAGGAAATAGTATCAAAATTTTCAATATTACTACATTACACACTATAGCAGCTCAACAGTTAAATGTAGGATTTTTTTGTCCTTATTTTTGCAGTGTCTCACATTTTTATCTTAAAAGATTTTTAATGTCTTTTAGTGTGGATCTAgcataattgtaaataaatgtaattatccTGTCTCTTGGTATGAAatgatttattacatttaataaatgataaatacagTTACTTGTTTACACCATTTTGATAGTCAGTAGATGTcctcagtgtgtggtgtttaaagtgctTCACAATAGCGCTATGAGAGTAATAGAGCTTCATGTTTCTACATTACTATAGTTTAGTTCTGgattaaatctgtttattttatcttagttGCTTCAGAGAAAAACACATGTCTTTACTAGAGAATCTTTACACTCATAATTATTTAtcctttgttttgttgtttctgcagTGTGGATAGAGATGATCAGACTGGAGATTTGCAGCAGGATTCACTTCTACCAGACAATGATCAACTTCAGAGAGTCAAAGAgcagcacaaaaccagcatgaagaacaagtatgagagattatttgagggaatcaaccatggagagactcaaaaaaaaaacgtctctgtgcagaagttcatcctggactgggccgagggaaaagaccattaggatgtagatttcatgtttgtgctttcatttagAGAGCTGAACTTAatcagagatcatcagtacagtcttcacagacttctgctggactttcatcctgaacttgaagatctggagtccaagatttatgagcagtgtagagttgtgttcatctttgatggtctggatgaaagcagaatcacactcaacttttcagatgaggagaaagtttgtgctgtgactgaatcttcatcagtggctgtgttgatgtggaGCCTTctgaaaggagatctgcttccctctgctctcatctggattaCCTCCAGACCATCAGCAGCCCATCAGATCCCGTCCAAATACATCAACCGTCTGACAGaaattcagggattcactgagcctcagaaggaggaatatttcaggaagagaatcagcgacgagcatcaagccggcagaatcatctcccacatcagaagagcaagaagcctccagatcatgtgccacatacccgtcttctgctggatctcctccactgtgcttcagaagctcctggaagaagatgtgagtgcagaaatccctcaaactctgactgagatgtacatccacttcctgctgataCAGATCAAAatgaggaagcagaagtatgaagagagagatccagagaaacccctgcagtccaacagaggagtgatcctcaaacttgctgaagtggctttcagacagctgatgaagggtaatgtgatgttctatgaggaggacctgattgagagcggcatagacgtcactgacgcctcagtgtattctgggatctgcactgagatcttcaaggaggaatctgtgattcagcagaggaaagtctacagcttcatccatctcagctttcaggagtttctggCTGCTTTCTACGAGTTTCACTGCCATTTAACAAAACAGATAAAACCGCTGGGCTTGATGTATTAGAGAGAAAATTTACATGATGAAGATGAATGGATGCGTGTTAATGAATAtacatattacaaatattttcagGCCTGGTCTGAGGAGTCTTTGGATGAACTGTTCAGATCAGCAGTAGATAAAGCTGTTGAGAGTAGTaa
The Danio rerio strain Tuebingen ecotype United States chromosome 4, GRCz12tu, whole genome shotgun sequence genome window above contains:
- the LOC141381681 gene encoding protein NLRC3-like; amino-acid sequence: MFVLSFRELNLIRDHQYSLHRLLLDFHPELEDLESKIYEQCRVVFIFDGLDESRITLNFSDEEKVCAVTESSSVAVLMWSLLKGDLLPSALIWITSRPSAAHQIPSKYINRLTEIQGFTEPQKEEYFRKRISDEHQAGRIISHIRRARSLQIMCHIPVFCWISSTVLQKLLEEDVSAEIPQTLTEMYIHFLLIQIKMRKQKYEERDPEKPLQSNRGVILKLAEVAFRQLMKGNVMFYEEDLIESGIDVTDASVYSGICTEIFKEESVIQQRKVYSFIHLSFQEFLAAFYEFHCHLTKQIKPLGLMY